The Glycine soja cultivar W05 chromosome 6, ASM419377v2, whole genome shotgun sequence genome has a window encoding:
- the LOC114414958 gene encoding protein TOPLESS-like, which yields MEKSSLNKELVFLILQFLDEEGLKETAHKLERESGIYFDMKYFEDMLLAGKWDDAERYLSGFTSVDDNRHSTKVYFEIRKQKFLEALDMDDRGKALDILIKDLKVFSSGHEELFNEMTQLLIISNIREHASLSTYGDTDSVRKIVADDIKKVIEANPVFHEKLKCPVFKSQRLRYLLNQSLNWQHLLCKDPLPVPGIKTLLEDHVCKPSLNLSSLQSEENESIENSDPDKHLSNNNSGPSTITDSVPFPATLTNPETAMEDPSVISLKGRPCQTSNEVTSAIANVLPENVVQIFKEDSLPVTMDFHPIGHTLLLAGTNIGSIGLWDVNSGEKLFSENYRIWGIGASSINFKEAQEKDFRVSVKKIKWNPEGSLFGVAFSKHLVQLYSYHHGNDIISQHLEIDAHDGSVNDLAFSSLNEQLLVITCGDDKKIKVWDTVSGVRCYTFEGHDAPVCSICPHVKQQIHFIFSTSTDGKIKAWLYDSLGARVDFDAPGYGYTALAYSADDKRLFSCGTGKDGEPYLVEWDESEGYIKRTYKGLKKPCFSAIHFDSTQKGLLAAGDGHKVKFWNMDSVELWTSTDVDAELLENPCIRFNKKGTLLAVAAKENKIKILAIDDILQKQNEIRSIHVPNNQHETLKCTESPILVDAGAGVADEGIVMNGCQKGSEDGRSNSIEDSHNKSKFWNVSEICEPSQCQFLQLPVHPKISKIVRLAYTNAGCGILALASNGDHLLWQWPRDSLNLDGKATAQFSPHICRSRSGLQLMSNKLTSSYSGNPVSCFSLSKNDSYLMSTSGEAISLFNMLTFKTVTTIMTPPPMATCLSFYPRDNNILAIGMDNYSIIIYNVRTNKIISKLEGHSKRVTALAFSSSFDLLVSGDINAQIFVWNTNGWEKQKDGYLQIHGQKVPEILSDTHIQFHPYQRHFLAVRSNYLAMHEATELKCCNQWVPEVSMVISQATFSSDGQAVYASFVDGTVGIFDTLKLQMHCRVNPSAYLSTTPSSSIYPLAIAAHPQKPSQFAVGLTDGRVIVFEPQKPGEDWSKFSLDDNEVINTGLWE from the exons ATGGAGAAGTCTAGTCTGAATAAAGAGCTTGTTTTCTTGATTCTACAGTTTCTTGATGAGGAGGGTTTGAAGGAAACTGCACACAA GCTTGAGCGTGAAAGTGGGATATACTTTGACATGAAGTATTTCGAGGACATGCTACTTGCTGGGAAATGGGATGATGCTGAGAGGTACCTTTCTGGATTCACAAGTGTTGATGACAACAGGCACTCCACCAAAGTATACTTTGAAATCAGGAAACAGAAATTCCTTGAGGCGTTAGACAT GGACGATCGTGGCAAGGCTTTGGATATCCTCATCAAGGATCTGAAAGTTTTTTCCTCAGGGCATGAAGAATTGTTCAATGAAATGACTCAGCTTTTGATAATTAGCAATATAAG GGAGCATGCATCACTTTCAACATATGGAGATACAGATTCTGTAAGGAAGATTGTGGCGGATGATATTAAGAAAGTCATTGAGGCAAATCCTGTGTtccatgaaaaattgaaatgtccCGTCTTTAAAAGTCAGAGGTTACGTTATCTTCTGAACCAAag TTTGAATTGGCAGCATCTACTTTGTAAAGATCCACTTCCAGTTCCTGGTATAAAAACTCTCTTGGAGGATCATGTTTGCAAACCAAGTTTGAACCTTTCGTCTCTGCAATCAGAAGAAAATGAATCAATTGAAAATTCTGATCCTGATAAACATTTGTCAAACAATAATTCTGGCCCATCTACAATAACTGATTCTGTACCCTTTCCCGCCACACTAACAAATCCAG AAACTGCAATGGAGGATCCTAGTGTAATATCACTCAAAGGAAGGCCATGCCAGACTTCCAATGAG GTGACGTCAGCCATAGCAAATGTTCTTCCTGAAAATGTTGTACAGATATTCAAAGAGGATTCACTTCCTGTTACCATGGATTTTCATCCTATTGGGCATACACTTCTTCTAG CTGGAACAAATATTGGCAGTATAGGACTTTGGGATGTTAATTCTGGTGAGAAATTGTTCTCTGAAAATTACAGAATATGGGGTATTGGAGCAAGCTCCATCAATTTCAAG GAAGCTCAGGAAAAGGACTTTCGTGTTTCAGTTAAGAAAATCAAGTGGAACCCTGAGGGTTCACTGTTTG GGGTTGCATTTTCAAAACATCTTGTTCAATTATATTCCTATCATCATGGCAATGACATAATTAGCCAACATTTAGAA ATTGATGCTCATGATGGCAGTGTCAACGATCTagcattttcttctcttaatgAGCAATTGTTGGTCATAACATGTGgagatgacaagaaaataaag GTCTGGGATACTGTTAGTGGTGTCAGATGTTATACTTTTGAAGGTCACGATGCTCCTGTATGTTCTATTTGTCCTCATGTGAAGCAACAAATTCAT TTTATTTTTTCAACTTCAACCGACGGAAAGATTAAGGCATGGTTATATGATTCTTTGGGAGCCAGAGTTGATTTTGATGCCCCTGGTTATGGCTACACTGCATTGGCTTACAGTGCTGATGATAAAAG GCTTTTTTCTTGCGGAACTGGTAAAGATGGGGAGCCATATCTTGTGGAATGGGATGAAAGTGAAGGATATATAAAAAGAACATACAAGGGACTTAAGAAACCATGTTTTTCTGCCATCCATTTTGATTCAACTCAGAAAGGACTTTTGGCTGCTGGTGATGGCCACAAGGTTAAATTTTGGAATATGGACAGTGTTGAGCTCTGGACAAGCACTGATGTTGATGCTGAATTACTG GAAAATCCATGCATTCGTTTCAACAAGAAGGGCACATTACTGGCTGTTGctgcaaaagaaaacaaaataaaaattttagcaATTGATGACATTTTGCAGAAACAGAATGAAATTCGTTCAATTCATGTCCccaataatcaacatgaaaccTTAAAG TGTACGGAAAGTCCAATTTTGGTTGATGCTGGTGCTGGTGTAGCAGATGAAGGCATTGTCATG aaTGGGTGCCAAAAGGGCTCGGAGGATGGGAGGTCTAATTCAATTGAAGATTCCCATAACAAATCAAAGTTTTGGAATGTCTCGGAAATTTGCGAGCCATCCCAGTGCCAGTTCTTGCAGCTTCCAGTTCATCCCAAAATAAGCAAG ATAGTTAGACTGGCTTACACCAATGCGGGATGTGGCATTTTGGCATTGGCATCAAATGGTGATCATCTACTTTGGCAATGGCCTCGTGATAGCCTTAACTTGGATGGCAAG GCAACTGCACAATTTTCCCCTCACATCTGCCGATCAAGGAGTGGCTTGCAATTGATGAGCAATAAACTAACAAGTTCTTACAGTGGAAACCCAGTTTCctgtttttctttatcaaagaATGATTCATATCTCATGTCAACATCTGGGGAGGCAATCTCCTTGTTCAACATGTTGACTTTTAAG ACTGTGACGACTATCATGACTCCACCCCCTATGGCAACTTGTCTCTCCTTCTACCCTCGTGATAATAATATACTTGCCATTGGTATGGATAATTACAGTATAATTATATACAATGTCCGTACAAATAAG ATTATAAGCAAGCTTGAGGGCCACTCCAAAAGAGTTACTGCCCTTGCcttttcaagtagttttgatctTCTTGTTTCTGGTGATATAAATGCTCAG ATTTTTGTATGGAACACCAATGGATGGGAAAAACAGAAAGATGGATACTTGCAAATACATGGACAGAAGGTGCCAGAAATACTATCTGACACTCACATTCAGTTTCACCCATACCAGAGGCACTTCCTTGCTGTAAGAAGTAATTATCTTGCAATGCATGAAGCAACAGAACTAAAATGTTGTAACCAG TGGGTTCCAGAAGTTTCAATGGTTATCTCCCAGGCAACTTTCTCATCTGATGGCCAGGCTGTGTATGCCAGTTTTGTTGATGGAACCGTGGGAATATTTGATACCTTGAAACTTCAAATGCATTGTAGGGTTAATCCCTCAGCTTATCTTTCTACAACTCCAAG